Genomic DNA from Gimesia aquarii:
ATAGAGACACTCCAACCTAACTTTATCTGTTTCCCGTTACAGGCACCAGACTATGATCACCGTTTTGACGAATTGGTTATCTCATAGTCATTCGGTTAACACCGAGAAATGTTCGATATTTCATTGTAGAGAACAGAACAGTTGTTGTCCGCTTTGAGATCCAAAAAAATCAGGGCTACTATTTTAATGGTGTGCAATTATTCATATATCTCGTTTCGAAAAAACAACTTATGGCGTGTACATATTTTACAGTCCGGTTCTCAGAACAAAGCTTGGTTTATTTTACCTATTTTTTCAAATGAACGGTAACACTCTCATTTCTTCTACGCTTGGTGAATTAGCTGGTAATAAATCAACTTTTAAAAAAGGAGCGAGTTTTAGATGACGATTGCATGCCATTTTACAATGGACTTAGAACGTACGAAGCAATTTGAGCAAACACTTCAACAGATCATCAATCAGAGTAGCTTGTCTTTGATGATTTCGGTTGGTCATCGTACCGGGCTCTTTGACACATTGGAGGGTATGGAGACAGCCACGCGTCAGGAGATCGCAGATGGAGCCGGGTTATTCGAACATTATGTTGGCGCCTGGTTAACGACTATGGTGGCAGGGGGCATTGTAGAATACGATTCGATGTTTAAAACCTATCGGTTGCCGCCAGAACATGCCTTTTGGTTAACGCAATCTGCAGATTCAAAAAACTATATGGCTAACATGCAATGGTTTTCAATCTTCAGCAAGCTGGAAGATGAGATCGTAAAATCTTTTCGCGAAGGAGATCGCATACCTCATTCACTATTTGCGAGCTTGCAGTCAGAAATAGACGAGGAACAATCTAAATCGGCTATCAACGGATTGTTTAAACATGTACTCCCATTGGTCCCTAATCTGATCATGCAGCTTTGTGAAGGACTTGACGTGTTGGAACTCGACTGCGGCAGTGGATCGACATTGATGGAACTGGCAGTTATGTTTCCAAAGAGCCGATTCGTGGGGTACGATCATTCCGAAGAGTTGATCGAAAATGCAAATCGAGTGGCGAACGAACGAAATATTGAGAATATCACTTTCATCAATCGGGATATCTCACAGATCCATGCAATTAACTCATTTGATCTGATTACAGCATTTGATGTATTACACTATCAGGAGTATCCTTTTCAGGTTTTGGATGAAGCCTTTGCTGCATTACGGCCGGGGGGAATTGTATTAATTCAGGATATTGCGACTCCAAGTAACCTCGATCAAATTCAGAATATCCCAATGGCCCTACATCGATATGCCATTTCCAGTATGCGTTGGATGGCAACTTCCAGAGAAAAAGACAGTATTGGATGGGAAAAAGAAATGACGTGCCAAACACTCGAAGATATTGGCTTTGCAGGCATCGAAGTTCACGAACTACCACATGATCTTATGAACCATTATTATGTGGCCGAAAAGCCTAACGCTTAATATTGTTACTTTTAAATTCTTAAAACAGTCTCTCAGCAAGCGTTTCATAATACTTTCGATCGGAGCCTGCTTCACCAATATAATCATTGAGAATGCCAGGGTCGATAAATATCATTGCTGGTTGATCAGCATAGTTTTCAGAAGCCACTTTGAACAAAGAGTTCGTATCAGTACGATTCAATCGGTGAGTCTTACATAGATCATAAAACAATCCTTGAGGCGTATCGGCAGTTGCTTTACGTTGTAACTGAATCTTTTCCCATAAAAAAAGAGCAAGCCAGACTACTCCAACAACAATGGCTATGGAAATAAATAACCAGTTTTCCTGTAACATTCCTCGATTCCGGAATGCCCGTGAAACTTCATCGGTATGACCTGCCGCTAGAATAGAAACGAATTCAATCATCATTCAATATTACCATTTGATTATTGAGTGGGTTGTTCTGTGTTCTTTTTTGACCTTAGTCCCTTAATCGCGATTTCCCTAATACGTGAGTTATCATCTGTGATTAAAGGGATTAAAGCTTGCTTGGCCGCGGGGCTTCCCAGTGTTGACAAAATTTCGGCGCTGGTTCTACGAACCAGGTCATCGGTGTCTTCCACCAGCGCAGCAAGTGCAGGAATAACCTGGTCATGCAATTCTAAGATTTGTACACAACGCGCTGCCTGAATTCGTCGTTTTCTTAAAGGGTGTGCAAGAGCGCGACTGAATTCTCGTGTACATTGGGGGTTCAGCTTCTGCAACAACTTACCAACAGCAGAACAGATATGGGTATTAAACTCCTCAAAATGCTCTAACACATATTCTACATCAAAACTGCCAAGTTCTTGCCGGGCTGCTTCTCTTACCTCTTCCAATGGGCTGTCTAGTTTCGTAATCAACAAATTTATCGCATCGGGAACATGTTGCGTGCGTAATTGGCATGTGGCCCATGCCTGTTGAACCGGGTCTTCCGACTCAAGACTTTCTAACACCATTTCGGTCACTTCTGAAGAATCAAGATTTCTCAAGATCCCGATCGCAGCTTCTTTAGCTTCGGGAGTACCGTTTTGTAACATCCATTTTTGAGCCTGTTTTTTGCTGGCCACATCCAAATCGAGTAGACTGATTAACCTGATCACAGCGGGTTGAAGGTTGCTTGGTATTTTCCAGAATTCCTGTTTGTCCGCTCTCAACCAGTTAATTGTCCGAATTTGCTTGAAGTTCGTATGTTGTAGCTCTGAAGGTTGTTCTGGAAGCCAGCGCAATAAATGCGCGATAAATTCCGGGTCCTCTCGCTCGGAGACAGCTTCTAATGCTTTAGGATTTGGATAATTCACTTCAGTGAAATCACAAATTAACTGCATCACACCGATGTGCTTGCTATCTTTCAAAACCTTTTCTACAAGACGTTTCGTTTCGGTATTGGAATGCCACAATACTTTTCTGATTGCTGAATCATTTACATCACCCAGAATGAGCAGACTTTCGACAATCTCTTCAGGCCGGTCGAATTCCTGAAAATTTTCAGCTGCTAATAATAGTGCATTCAAATTCTCCCTTCTTATATTCTGTGCATTTCTCAGAAATGAACGGGGATAAATTGAATCTGCAGAAGTGTCTAGAAAATATTCATACAATTTACTAACCAGAGAACGCAGAGTCTGTGTCGTCAAATCTGGTTGATGATTAATCAGGCGTTTGTTCTCAAGCAATGAAACCAGCGCTGGAATTTGTCTGAAGTCATTTGTACTCCGTACAAATGACAATCCACAATACTGAAGTTCGCGATTTCCATGCAGCAAACATTGTTTAATGGCAGCCTCGAGTGCATCAGATTGTGATTCCAGCAATTTTCGAATGTCTGGAGTAAGAGTGGCACACCGACGAATGACCTCCACTAGTCCACGTGTGCTTTGTTGTTCAAGCAACGCAGCAACTGCCAACTCTCTGATAGATTGAGCTTCAACGTCCAAAGCCAGAATTAATGCGTTCATAGCATGAGAATTTCTGCTTTGTGCCAGTAAATCAAACGTTTTAGAAATCGAAGATGTCATGTTGACTGAAGACTGAAAGAGAGTGAGAAGATCAACAGAAATCTATCTGCTTTATGCCGGAGTTCCCTTTTGCAAAAGCGTCAAACCAACAGAAGTTCTGTTATTTTCGCGGCTCTTCTTTTTATCGTAAGCCAACGTCACGTGACTGAAGAAAGACTGATTTAATAGACATAATCCCTATAATCAGCACAACGCAGAACACGCAAAGAGACTCTACTGGCAGGTTAAGACTTCTTGCATCTTTGTTCTTTGGGTTCAATGCGTTTCTAATAAATTTCGAAGGAAACAGAACGATTCTTTAACAACATCAGGCGCAATATAGCTATGTCGGCTTAATTCCACCTGAATCCCTCCAGTGTAATTGATGTCTCGTAAACCAGAGACGACATCAACAAAATCGATTTCTCCTTCACCAAAGCGTAAATGATCGTGAATTCCAAAGATCATATCTTCAATGTGGATATTGAAAATTCGATCTGCCCAAGGATTGAGATGTTGGCTAATGGGCGTTTCACCCATGCACTGTAAATGTCCGATGTCGACCGTCAAGCCAAAACACTCATGATCGACGAGCCTTGTCAACTCTTTAAAATCGTTCAGCGTTTCGATCAACATTCCCGGTTCGGGTTCAAAAGCAAGTCTGACTTGTTTTTTGGCCGCGTACTCTATTACCTCCTGGCACCCCTCTGCCAGAAGTCCTAGAGCGGCTTCACGAGAAATTTTTTCTTTTAGTTGACCTGCCCAGAAGGAGACTGCGTCAGACTTCAAAAAAGCAGCCTGATCGATACAGCGTTTTAAAAAATCGATGCGTCTCGCACGCTCTTCAGGTGCAGCACTCAGCAAAGTGGGCTCATGCTTTGCGCGTGGATTCAATAAAAAACGGGCACCTGTCTCAATCACAGAAGAAAGTTGATATTGTTTCAGCAGCGTCTGCATTTCCTGTAACTGCTCTGGAAGATCTGCTGCAAACGGATTGAGAGTATAATGATCGACTGTGATGGCGACAGATTCATATCCAGTCTCAGCAATCAGCCGAATGGCGTCATCCCAGCGATGGAAGGCCAGACCATTAGTATTGTATCCCAGTTTCACTTTACGCTTCTTTAATCAACCAAAATTGAAGAAAAAAGCCCTCGTGTTATCCGAGGGCTCAAAAATAGTATCAGGTAACTGCCAATGGTTTTAGTCAGCCAATGGTTTGACACGAATGTTTTTGTAATAAACGACACTTTTGGGATCGTGCGCCTGTAACGCAAATTTGCCTTTCTCTCCCAGAGAAGGATAACCGGTTGCGCCTTCGGGCTCAGTATAGTCGACCACAGTTTCTCCATTAATTTTAACAACTACATGCCGACCTTTGACGATGATGTGTTGCGTCCACCATTCATTATCTTTCGCGGGCG
This window encodes:
- a CDS encoding class I SAM-dependent methyltransferase; amino-acid sequence: MTIACHFTMDLERTKQFEQTLQQIINQSSLSLMISVGHRTGLFDTLEGMETATRQEIADGAGLFEHYVGAWLTTMVAGGIVEYDSMFKTYRLPPEHAFWLTQSADSKNYMANMQWFSIFSKLEDEIVKSFREGDRIPHSLFASLQSEIDEEQSKSAINGLFKHVLPLVPNLIMQLCEGLDVLELDCGSGSTLMELAVMFPKSRFVGYDHSEELIENANRVANERNIENITFINRDISQIHAINSFDLITAFDVLHYQEYPFQVLDEAFAALRPGGIVLIQDIATPSNLDQIQNIPMALHRYAISSMRWMATSREKDSIGWEKEMTCQTLEDIGFAGIEVHELPHDLMNHYYVAEKPNA
- a CDS encoding HEAT repeat domain-containing protein codes for the protein MNALILALDVEAQSIRELAVAALLEQQSTRGLVEVIRRCATLTPDIRKLLESQSDALEAAIKQCLLHGNRELQYCGLSFVRSTNDFRQIPALVSLLENKRLINHQPDLTTQTLRSLVSKLYEYFLDTSADSIYPRSFLRNAQNIRRENLNALLLAAENFQEFDRPEEIVESLLILGDVNDSAIRKVLWHSNTETKRLVEKVLKDSKHIGVMQLICDFTEVNYPNPKALEAVSEREDPEFIAHLLRWLPEQPSELQHTNFKQIRTINWLRADKQEFWKIPSNLQPAVIRLISLLDLDVASKKQAQKWMLQNGTPEAKEAAIGILRNLDSSEVTEMVLESLESEDPVQQAWATCQLRTQHVPDAINLLITKLDSPLEEVREAARQELGSFDVEYVLEHFEEFNTHICSAVGKLLQKLNPQCTREFSRALAHPLRKRRIQAARCVQILELHDQVIPALAALVEDTDDLVRRTSAEILSTLGSPAAKQALIPLITDDNSRIREIAIKGLRSKKNTEQPTQ
- a CDS encoding sugar phosphate isomerase/epimerase family protein → MKLGYNTNGLAFHRWDDAIRLIAETGYESVAITVDHYTLNPFAADLPEQLQEMQTLLKQYQLSSVIETGARFLLNPRAKHEPTLLSAAPEERARRIDFLKRCIDQAAFLKSDAVSFWAGQLKEKISREAALGLLAEGCQEVIEYAAKKQVRLAFEPEPGMLIETLNDFKELTRLVDHECFGLTVDIGHLQCMGETPISQHLNPWADRIFNIHIEDMIFGIHDHLRFGEGEIDFVDVVSGLRDINYTGGIQVELSRHSYIAPDVVKESFCFLRNLLETH